Proteins encoded by one window of Venturia canescens isolate UGA chromosome 2, ASM1945775v1, whole genome shotgun sequence:
- the LOC122406319 gene encoding uncharacterized protein, whose amino-acid sequence MAVKCTVVEDSSNRTYAFYFQVNQQVPHRIDGIDLSTYVKLKHSMDFSLEFITDLLKKNILLNLEEKIDVLWKSADSIDLIETTSAFSQECELGRMNPSPPQPGSTQLTPASRQPTAKAVKGLQADLKKLLKPDVKRQKGKKSQVWCFFIKTLTGGTCKLCGVAVKASGNTTNLTNHIIRRHHDSGRSQSLLPRSIRTPIIECYSKDQNDDPDNPEELQIVSGNNKPTEISIAGNSRELPVTLKRLQLEDHQLSEAITSVQPRIDNAVSKMSSFRDGGTAALTTTNTLLFMIVNL is encoded by the exons ATGGCAGTGAAGTGCACCGTCGTTG AAGATTCTTCAAATCGGACCTatgcattttattttcaagtgaatcaaCAGGTTCCACATCGCATTGATGGAATTGACTTGTCAACTTACGTGAAGTTAAAAC ATTCGATGGACTTTAGTCTCGAATTCATTACCGAtctcttgaaaaaaaacattctcctAAATttagaggaaaaaatagatGTACTTTGGAAGTCAGCCGATAGCATCGATTT GATTGAAACTACATCAGCATTTTCACAGGAATGTGAACTAGGTCGAATGAACCCTTCTCCACCGCAACCAGGGTCAACGCAATTAACACCAGCCTCTCGACAACCCACAGCTAAGGCTGTGAAGGGTCTTCAagctgatttaaaaaaattatt GAAACCCGACGTGAAGAggcaaaaaggaaaaaaaagtcaagtctggtgttttttcatcaaaactcTTACCGGGGGTACTTGTAAACTGTGCGGAGTAGCCGTGAAGGCAAGTGGCAATACAACCAATTTAACGAATCATATAATCCGACGTCATCATGATTCAGGGCGGAGCCAGTCCTTGTTACCGCGTTCGATCAGAACTCCGATTATCGAATGTTATTCAAAG GATCAGAACGATGACCCCGATAATCCCGAAGAATTACAAATTGTCTCAGGGAACAATAAACCAACTGAAATATCCATCGCAGGGAATTCACGTGAG tTACCCGTTACTTTGAAAAGACTACAGCTCGAAGATCATCAGTTATCCGAAGCTATAACATCCGTACAGCCCAGAATCGATAATGCTGTATCGAAAATGTCATCATTTCGAG ATGGAGGAACCGCTGCATTAACAACAACAAACACACTGCTCTTCATGATCGTAAACCTTTAA